The genomic window TCACACGCATACGTTGATTTTAGGAATGTTTTTCTTTTTAATCGTTTTGTTGCTGGAAAAGAATTTTCAACTCATGAAACATAGAAATTATAAGAAATTTTATTTATGCTACAATATCGGCTTAGGTGTCACCTTGTTAATGCTATTCGTACATGGAACGATGACTGTTTTAGGGTATGCAGATCATGCAGCAATAGCTGGAATTGCCGGCTTAGGGCATATTATGTTAGCTGTTGGTTTAGGCTATTTTTTCAATGTACTGTATGGATCGGTCAAAGATTGAATGATTAGGAGCAATGTGGCTTAGAGCACTTGGCTGTCGTGGGTATAAGGCTAGAAGGAGAAGGACCACGAATAGGAGGGCTTAAAATGAAAAGAAGAACCTTGATAGTATGTGCGAGTCTGCTTTTTGTCGTAAGTTGCTTTGTTTTCCTCGCTGTTTCTAAAAAGGATGTAGATCCCTCAATTACAGTCGAACAATTATCATTGGACGCATTGCCATTTGAAATTGCAGAATTAGGAAAAGAGCTCGAGGGTGAAGGGGCTGAAGAGCTTAAATATTTTGAAATAAGTAGTATTGAGGAAGAGCTTTTATATGTAGAGTTATCTGGAAGGCGAGTGTTCCAGAATGGAGATGTCAGTGAGTTTGAGGTGTTTTTACAATTTCCACAGGACAAAGAGCGTTTGGTTTCGAAAACCTATCAAAATAAAACTCTTATAGTTAGCTATAGAACAGAAAGTACATTGCATGAACACATGACAAACAGTCTGTCTACCTCAATGAGCAATGCGGCTTCTGTCGATTTAGGCAAGAAATATTGTGCATTCATACCAGCGATAGGACCCGTAGAAAAGGACGGAACAAGGTTAGGGTATGCTGTTTTCTCCGATGATCAAATGATCATCGACTCTATGAAGGAAGATCCGGATAGTATAGAGAAAAAAATTTCAGAAGATGATTTTGTGTATGAATACCGACTCACTGCTGAACTTATAAAAACAGAGACTTAATTGAGGTAGCTGGATAAAATTTTTGTTATCGAAAAATTGCTTCATTAAATAAGAAGAAGTCGAGGCGTATGGATGCCTTGACTTCTTTTTTCTTTTACTTCATCGTAATCAATCAGCTTTTGTGGGTGGACAAGCTGAGCTGATAGCGAGTGATTGCCGCTTTTGCCAACTTGTCGAAATTAGGTGTAGTCAATGATACGTCTGTCTTCAGCTCATTGATTGTTTCGATGATTGCCGCTATTTCTCCAAAATTCCCTTCTGCCATGTTCATCACCGGTGTAAGGTACAAGAGCTGTAGCACTCGCTTTGCTCTTGTAGGATGACCGAATAGCCATTTTTGTGATCTAGGGACAATTGCGTGCCCTTTTGCTTCGAGTAGTGTGAAAACCTCATGATACGCATGAGCAGCTGCGTTTAGAAAATCTTTAGAGTGTCGGATTTTCTTGGAGTTGTTATCAAAAAGGTAGTCGAGACTATTCATTATCATGATCAACACGCCGTGACTTTTCAGCCAATCATCTAGCTGAGGCTCTTCTTTCCAGGTATACTGGGTTTGTTTAAAGACTTCATCTAGTGTCTTGTGGATGGTCATTTTTTCTACCATCGAATGAATTTTCATATTTCCTTTGCCGAATCGAAGAATCGTGAAGGTAACACCTTTTCGAGTACCGCCAGTGTTTTGAAAACCAAAGAGAATCGTTTTAGCGGTCGGACTTTGGGTCATTATTTTTTGTTCAAGCTTTTTTGCGTTCATTTGATTGCCGACAAAAATAATCGTTTGACTGCAATTTGCTGCTAAAGGCTCGACCACCGTGTTGAAGTCATTGTATTTCATCGTGACAAAAATCAAGTCAAAAAAGCTATCTGGTACTAATTCTGAAATAACGTTGACAGAGTCGTGTGTTTTCTTTTTCTGCAGCTCATGGCTGAGTACTAAACCATGCGTTTCTAAATCTATTTTTCGTTGTCCTCGTGCAAGCATCGTGACATCATTGTTTTTATTCTTTAGTAGTGAGTGGGCCAGAAAGCTCCCTTGGATGCCGGCACCATAAATCAAAATTTTCATTGTATCCCTCCGTTAATGGACAGGTGTTGATTAATCGCCTGTTGTCTATTATAGTAAAGACAATAGAGCGTAGGTACAAGCAACAGTTTGCTTGTTTTGTTGAGTATTAGACAATCAAGAAAAAGTGTTGAGAGGAGTGAGGAACATTGGATCGAAGAAAAAGGAAAAGCCGCTTGGCTATCAAGGAAGCCTTGTTTCATTTGTTAGAGAAGCAGGAATTCAGTGCGATCAAGGTCAGTGAAATCTGTGAGGTGGCTGACATTAATCGTGGTACCTTCTATTTGAATTACTTAGATAAGTACGATTTGCTGGAAAAAATCATTCACGAGCAAATCGATTTGTTAGTCGATTACTGCAAAAAACATCCGCATGATGGTTCTTCTTCGCTGAAACGAACGTTTCAGTATATCGCGGAGAATAAGGGGCTATTTCAACAGTTGTTTACCGCAGATT from Enterococcus sp. 9E7_DIV0242 includes these protein-coding regions:
- a CDS encoding TetR family transcriptional regulator C-terminal domain-containing protein; protein product: MDRRKRKSRLAIKEALFHLLEKQEFSAIKVSEICEVADINRGTFYLNYLDKYDLLEKIIHEQIDLLVDYCKKHPHDGSSSLKRTFQYIAENKGLFQQLFTADSQGVFNQYLTHHVMTELSEESTNTIQAIFAASGVTGILGWYLTNETVEVEQLYEIEAVIAKLQ
- a CDS encoding ketopantoate reductase family protein, which produces MKILIYGAGIQGSFLAHSLLKNKNNDVTMLARGQRKIDLETHGLVLSHELQKKKTHDSVNVISELVPDSFFDLIFVTMKYNDFNTVVEPLAANCSQTIIFVGNQMNAKKLEQKIMTQSPTAKTILFGFQNTGGTRKGVTFTILRFGKGNMKIHSMVEKMTIHKTLDEVFKQTQYTWKEEPQLDDWLKSHGVLIMIMNSLDYLFDNNSKKIRHSKDFLNAAAHAYHEVFTLLEAKGHAIVPRSQKWLFGHPTRAKRVLQLLYLTPVMNMAEGNFGEIAAIIETINELKTDVSLTTPNFDKLAKAAITRYQLSLSTHKS
- a CDS encoding DUF2871 domain-containing protein; this translates as MKKLVRVSMMYMILGLVFGVYYREFTKLNGFTGVTQLSVLHTHTLILGMFFFLIVLLLEKNFQLMKHRNYKKFYLCYNIGLGVTLLMLFVHGTMTVLGYADHAAIAGIAGLGHIMLAVGLGYFFNVLYGSVKD